CAACTAAACCCTGGAAACCTTGATCCACTGTAAACTATTTCTCAATTAGTCACCTTATTGGTTTTTCATTCCTATGGAGACGAATTGACTGATCCAAACGATCATAAACCTGCCATTGCCAGCGATCATTGCTGTTGTGTTCAAGATTGTAATATTGCTCAACATCGAACACCTCACAGAAGATTAGCTCAATATATATAGGTATTTGCCCTAACATGAACAATTATTAGCTTTTTAGCTACTGTTGCTCTCCCTTCAGTTGCCAGAAGTAGGATCTTCCGGCGAGAGCAGCCTAACCTATGCCTAGGGAGTTAAATTTTTGGCAAAATCTAAAATATGTTGTGCTGTAATTTCAGGTTGTTCTAAATGGGGAACATGACCCGAATTTTTAATCCAAATTAATTGAGAATGGGGAATGGCTTTTTCAAATTTATAAGCATCAGCCGTTCCTAATATTTTATCATTATCTCCCCATAAAATCAAGGTTGGTTGTTGAATATCATTTAACTCATTACCAAACTTTCCATATCCTCCCGTTTTACTAAACCGAATTAACGCTTGATTCCAGCCCATCGCTTCTAAATGCAAAGCAGCACAAAGTTGAGCATCTAAAGACGCAAAGCTTTTATCAAAATAAGCACTTTCACTAATGGCTTGACGAACTTTAGGATTTCTCAAAAATTCTGTCGCTAAATAATCAAAGGGAGGTAATAAAAATTTACCCATCACTGGCCCTGGTTTCATTCCAGCACTATCTAATAATACGATGGATTTCACGGCTGCGGGATACCATAAGGCAAAATCTAACGCAACTGCACCCCCCATTGATGCTCCGACTAAAATAACAGGTTGATTAATTAAGGTTTCCCAAAAGGAATATAAATGAGTCACAATTTCCGATCGCTTAAACTGAAATTCTGCGCCCCGTTCTGTGAATCCAAAACCTAAAATATCTAAGCTCCAGGTTTCCTGCTCTGTGGCTAACAACGGCAATAATCGCCGATATTCAAAAGAAGAACTATCAAACCCATGAATTAATAAAATGGGGGTTCCTCCCGTTCCTTGATGAATATAGACCGTTTGAATCGGTTGCTCTCGTAGAGGGGTAGAAATTGCCTTACATTTGAGATTTTGAGCAAAAGCGATAGAAGTTGCTTCAGTTAACCTTTGTACAGACTGGGGTAGAAAACTCGGAAACATATTTAGCCGCAATGAGGGTCTGTTTAATTCTATAGCAGGGAACAGGGAACAGGGAACAGGGAACAGGAATAGAAATAATTTTTGAGATCAAAAAATTAGAGCCATGTTCTGGGTTTGTCGAGTTCACAAAACATGGCTCTATTATTGATTTCAGGTTGAATTTAGGCAAGTGCAGAGACTTCATTAACGATTTCAATTTTTCCCCGAAGGAGTGATCTCAACATCCGGTCAATACATCGGCGTTCTTCTTCGGATAAGGATTCGTCTAAAATTGCAGCCATCAATCCATAGCGGTCAGCTTGGGTTAAGGAATGGGTATGGGCTGTGGTTGCCAGCATTTCTATAATCGCACCGGGTAAAAGATTAAGGTTAGGCATCATGGTTAGAGATTGAACTCGACACTTTTATCATCCCCCGTTTGTCAAATTAGAGTAGTGATTGATTAACGTTGCGTAGGTGATTCTTCGGAAACTATCTTGTGATTGATGTCACTTCCAGGGGTTTTGGCCCTTATCTTCTCTAAGATAAAGATTATATTGCCCTATCTTCCTCAAAAGATTACAGTTTGTTAAGCGATATGAGGGGTTATACCCATCATTAAGCTATACTCAAGATCATAAGTAGATGCACCCTGGCAAGCGCCCTTCATTCGTTGGGCGTGTTTTTTTAATTAGGGGGTTGATTATTAACCCATTTGAACCATTGCCACAGGGAGTGCCATCCCGTCAATTTGCGTAAGCTTGGTGTTGAAAGAGAAGCTAAATTTTCAACAGAAACTAAGGCAGCATATTGTAACCCTAAAAAGCTATCAACTGCCGCATAGGGCCCCCCTAAAGTGATTGCACCTACGGCATACATACGACCCCCAAAACCCTCTCCAGAACTATTAGAATTTCGCATTTCTACTAATTCAAAATCATTGGCAACACTCAAGCGTCCTAAAGTATTTAAGGGTAAATTGTAATGCGTCACTAAATCATTTAAGAAAGGATTTGTATTGACTTTGGCATCTAATCCTGTGGCATCAATAATAAAATCGGCTTCCAACTGAAGGTTAGCATTTAACCCATGTTCTCGAATGGTGGTTAACGTGCGACCTTGAGGCGTGGGTTCCACTCGTTCAACGGTTCCAAA
The genomic region above belongs to Planktothrix tepida PCC 9214 and contains:
- a CDS encoding alpha/beta fold hydrolase → MFPSFLPQSVQRLTEATSIAFAQNLKCKAISTPLREQPIQTVYIHQGTGGTPILLIHGFDSSSFEYRRLLPLLATEQETWSLDILGFGFTERGAEFQFKRSEIVTHLYSFWETLINQPVILVGASMGGAVALDFALWYPAAVKSIVLLDSAGMKPGPVMGKFLLPPFDYLATEFLRNPKVRQAISESAYFDKSFASLDAQLCAALHLEAMGWNQALIRFSKTGGYGKFGNELNDIQQPTLILWGDNDKILGTADAYKFEKAIPHSQLIWIKNSGHVPHLEQPEITAQHILDFAKNLTP